The genomic region TGGagggagaggagacaggagaCCCCAGAACTAGTTCTGTGttggaggcagccaggagctggccgtgacctgggggtgggggttgggaaggCTTAACCCAAAGCCATGGAGTCTCCCATGGAGAAGGGGGGCCTAGTGTGGTGGGTGCGCGGGACCTAGGGTCCCTGCCCTGCAGCTGGGTCTCGGCTTCTGCGCCACTGACCCTGGGCGTCCCGCCCGCTCTGTAGCTGCTGGGTGGTTTAGGGTTGGGGTTGGGTGCCATCAGCTCCCCCAACTGTGATGGCCAACAGTAGCTCCAGACATCCCAGTGTCTGGGGTAGGAGCTGAGTGACTCTGGGTGGGAGCCACTGGCTggaaggtgggatggggggaCGGGGGGCCTGGGTATCTGAGGAGGGGCCCTTGACGGCTCCAGTCCTCTACTGAAACTGggcaggtgggggctggggtcACCTACCCAGAGGACAGTAGCCAGTGTCGTCAGAGGCTCAGAAGAGCCGAGCAGCAGAGGACGGCTGGTCCCCAAAGAGCCCGCGTCCAATCCTGGCTCCTCGTCAGAGTGGCAGACGTGGGCAGAGGGCCCCTGGGCTCCGTCCCGTGTGCCCCGCTCCTGGGCACCTCGGGTTCTGCCTTCCTGACTCACTCCCCGCTGTCCCCACGGGTCCACCACCCAGGTGGCGTCTGTGCTGATGCCATGGGGCCCTGTGCTCACAGGGCACTCACAGCCCCTCCCTCGCTCTCTGTCCGCAGAACAGAACTACTGCGAGTCGCGATACCACTTCCTGCACTCGAGCGACGGCGAGGGCTGCGCCAACATGCTGGTGGAGTACTCCACGGCCCGCGGCTTCCGCAGCGAGGTGGACATGTTTGTGGCTCAGGCCGTCCTCCAGTAGGTACCCGCTTGCTGTCCTGCCCTCGTGTGTGTGGTCTCCCAGGGTCTGAGGGCGGCCTCTGGCCGAACCTCACGCAAGGACAGGTCTGAAGTCACTTGGCATCCCACACACAGCTCACGTCCGCAAACATGACTTTGCTGCTGTCCTCTGGGGACTCCAGGCCTGCCCTCTCTTAGATCAACCTGTGATGTTTCTGTTGACAGTGGAAGTACTTTTTATgctttaagttaattttttgttgccatcaattttgttttctcatttatccATCATGTCTAGTTGGGAGGGAATTACTTTTTTGGTGGGACCCACACATTTACTGGCTTTTCAGCACCACCCTGGGATGTGACGTGTCCATATGACACAGGTTTTGCTCAAAGGTGGCTTGTCTTCCCAGACGTTTGATGTGTCCAGACGCAGTGATgggtgtcctctgccagcttcCCACCTCGCTCTGTGTCTCTCTGCTCTTTTGTCCCAGCTGAGTCGTGATCTTTTGTGTTCTTTGGACAATTTAAGAGCAGTGCGGTACAGCAGAGTCGTTGGAGGTGTGAGCACCGTGTCAGGCCCACGTGGTAGGGAGCTCACGTGAGGTGACTGGGGCCCAGCCTCTCCCCAGCAGACACACCGCTGTTGTGAGTGAGATTAACCTTCCCAGAGAGGACTTAGATCTGGTGGCCAGGCCTCAGGCCGGGCTGTGTCTCGTGTGAGTTGGGGGACAGGGAGCTTCAGAGCCCCACCAGCACCACTTGCTGCTGAATCTGCGACTCCGAGAAGAAAACCTGTTCACCGTCCGGAGCGCCCTGACCCCAGCTTTGCACGTGGTGCGAACATCCCCTCCAGCCTCCgcccttccctgtccatctggcTGTGTCGTGGGCCCCCACCGCGCTGACGTCTGGCCGCAGACACGTCCTCCACAGGAAGGAGAACGGTGCTGGGCGGCATCCAGCCCGTGTGCTCGCTGGGGGTGCAGGCCGGCGCTGGGCTCAGGAGGTCCCCACGCTGTCAGCCCGGACTCCCTGCGCTGCGAAGGGCCTGGCAGGCACCtttggggggcggggcagggcggggccccggctcctcctcctcctacgGTTGGGTGCACCCGCTGACTGGGAAGTTTCTTatttccaggtttctctgtttgaaaaacaaaagcagcGCATCGGTGGTGTTCATGACGTACACACAGAAACACCCGTCCATCGAGAGCGGGCCTCCTTTTGTGCAGCCCCTACTCAACTTCATCTGGTTTCTGCTGCTGGCCGTGgaggggtgagtgtgtgtgtggaggcgTGTGGTGGAGGCGTGTGGCTTCTCTCCGTGCCCATGGCCCTGCATGGCTGCAGTGTGCTGCCGCTCCTGTTCCAGGGGGAAGCTCACAGTGTTCACGGTGCTGTGTGAGCAGTACCAGCCGGCCCTGCGTCGGGACCCCATGTACAACGAggtgaggggcggggcggggcgagggggggagctgggggaagggggaggggtggggagaagctgggggagggggaggagctggggcaggggtgggaaggagctgggggaggggggtggggagaagctgCTGGCGTGGCCCCGGCTCAGTGTCTGCCTCCCCCAGTACCTCGACAGGATAGGACAACTCTTCTTCGGTGTTCCACCCAAGCAGACGTCATCCTACGGAGGCTTGCTAGGTGAGGGGGCTCCCGGGTGGGGGCCCGTGGGTGCGTCTCAGAGCACAGGGCATGCCCGATGCTGGCAGGAGGGTTGCTGGCTCGTCGCCCCCCGGCCCCACCCTGGTGGAGCTGAGGGCCTATTGCCCCCGATGAGTACTCTCCCCTGGGCTCCTGTCTGTTGGCCACAGAGTCACAGCCAGGTGTGTGTTGTGGTGAAGCACACATCGCGTGCCGCGCGGCTGCCCCTCCGTGGACGGCTGTCCCGGGCGGTGTCCCACGCCGACACTGCCCCCCGCCCGGGCCCCAGCCCCCCGTCGGTCCTTGTgaccctgcctcctccaggcacCTCGTGTGATCGAGCGGGTGTTTGCTGCGCCGGCTACGGCAGTTGCCGCAATCTTCCTTTTTAAGGTGATGTGTGTCCCATCATGCGATGGATCATGTCTTGTTTATCTGTTCAGTCATCGGTAGGTGCGTGGGTTCTTCCCCTTTGCCTGCTGTGAACGTGGGTTTGCAAGTAATCTCTGTGAGGTCTTGCTGTCCGTCCTTCTGGGACACCCAGAAGCAGAGTTGCTGGATCTGTGTCATTTCTGAGCACACAGCCTCCTCCCACAGCGGCTGTTGTGTTCTGCACAGCCGCCAGTGGGGCTGCGGATCCGGGACCTCCACACCCGGCAGCACTTGCTGTGTGTTTTGTTGACGGCAGCTGACCTAGTGTGTGGGCGCTGGGCCTGCTGTGACGGTGCTGATTGGTGTTTTTTTAGTGACTCTGAGCACCTGGTGTTTCTTCCATGTGCTTGTCGGCCATTTGTGAAGGTCTGTTCATGTCATTTCCCTGGTTTTGAATCAGGTTGGTTGGTGTACAACTTCTTTATACTGGGTACTCTATATACATATAGAGTATGTACATATACTCTATACTGGGTATTTTCCTtaccagatacatgatttgcaagtgtcttttcccattctgtggattggcttttttttttaagacttttttttttaaaagcatttaagcAGTTTTACGTCCAAGCAAGATTAAGAGGAAGGTACAAAGGTTTCACATAAATATTCCTCCCCACCCAGGCACAGCCTCCCCTCCCACCAGCGGGTATACCTGTCATGATGCACCTGCTCTGACACCATCACCCAGAGCTGAGTACATCAGGGTCACTCTGGCGTCTGTGTTCTGAGTCTGGACGCGCGTGTGGTGACACATACGCACCATTactcccctgctgccctgaaaacCCGCTGTCCCACCTGTTCTTGCCTCCTCTCCCTCGTCACCGTGTTATTCCCTGGAGTGTTTTTTTTAGTTCTTACTTGGAGAATGAcagctttacaatactgtatagGTTTCTGCCCCACATCAGCATGAACCCCGGCATGTCTTCTGATGCACAGATGTtaaaattttcattctgtttgtCCACTTTTTTTTGTCGCTTGTGCCTTTGGTGTCATTTCCAAGTTCAGTGTCAGAAAGCTTTTGCCCTGTGGTTTCTTTTGAGAGTTGTGTCAGTTTAGGCCTTCATGTGGATCCTGGATCCCTTTGAGGTGGTCTTTTCTCTGATGGTTTACTTACGTAAGTGTCCGGCTGTGTTGTCTGGCGTGTGgatttccagttttcccaacagcaCGTGTTGGAAGGACTACCCTTTCCCCATCAAGTGGGCATACACCGCTTGTCAAAAATCTTTTACCACATATCCGAGGGTTCTTTTCTGGGTTCTCTTTTCCACTGGTTGAGGCATGCCTTTATGCTCGGACCACACTGTTTAAGTTCCTAAATCGTGTCTGTCTCTGCACCCCAATAGACTGtttgttgcctgccaggctcctctgtcagtgggattctgcaggcaagaacactggagtgggtttccatttccttctccaggggatcttcctgacccagggatcgaacctgcgtctcctacattggcaggcaggttctttaccatttgcaccacctgggaagcccaaccttgatgactagctttgtagtaaattttaaatgaaaaagtgtgaTACTTCAGTTTtgttcaagattgttttggctctttCAGTCAAAGAGCCTTGAGAGtaggttgttttggctatttgagtcCCTTGTGAGTACATATGAAATTTAGGAtgggtttttctatttctgcaaaaaatgtTTTGGGGATTTAAGTTTTCATTCAGTCTGTTGACAGCTTTAAGTAGtattgacattttaacaatattaaatctttTTGTCTAGGAATATGGGATGTGTCTTCACTTAACGTGtctttcagaaatgttttatacttttcattgTGAAATCTTTCACCTTCTTGGTTCAGCTAGttactgttttattctttttgacgtgattgtaaatagaattgtttctgtttattttgtactCTTTGGAAATTTTTACATGTAAAATCATACCACTTGCAgacagataattttacttcttttcaatttttaatccttttattttcttgcctgattgctctggctagaacttcaagttcagttgacccttgaacaatgtggagAGGTTGGGGTGCTGATCCCCTGAGCAGTTGAGAGCTGGTGTATAATTTAGAGTCGGTCCACTATTCGTGGGTTCAACCAGCTGCAGATCAGGTAGTGCTTTAGTGTGAGCGTAGAAAACAAACGCACACGTGAGTGGGCCCGTGCGGTGCACCCTGTGTTCAGGGTCGCCTGTAGCACGTCGAGCAGAAGTGGTGGGAGCAATCCTTGCTCTGTTCCTGGTCTCAGGGCCAGAGCTTCGAGCCTGTCACTGctgtgatgtttgctgtgggttcatATACGGCTTTTATCACGTCGTGGTGTGAGATGGTTTCCTTTCTTAGTGTTTTCATGGAAGTGTTGACTTTGCCAAGTGCTTCATGTGTGTCACTTGATGATCATTGGTTTTTTCCTTCATCTGTTGTGGTGTATCATGTAGACTGATTTTCACATGTTGAGCCATCCTTCCGTTCCAGGAGCAGATCCCACTTGGTCGTGGTGTCTGAGTCTTTCACCATGctgctgaatttggtttgctagtgttttgttgaggattttgcatcAGTGTTCATAAAGTATAttggtttgtagttttctttcATTGTAGTGTCTTTTGGCTCTGGCATTTGAAGGAGGTGTGGTCCTAGTTCAGCAGTTTCACCAGTGAAGCCGTGAGTTTCTGGGATTTTCTTTGCTGGAGCCTGATTTCAGAGTCAGTCTCCTGACCCTGGAGCCTGTCAGGAGTGTGTGTCTTTGGCGTTGGCTCGTGCAAGCCCCGACGCTGCCTCTCGGGGCCGGGCCTCTCCCCATCCTGCCCCGCTGTCTGTGCTGCCTCCGTCTCGACTTCCGACTCCCAGTTGAGCTGCCGACCAGCAGAGTCCTGCACTCAGACGTGGGTTTTGACATCTTTAATGCTTTAGGTTTACTTTTGAGTAGATAAAACGTGTCTCGCAGAGTCCAGATGTGCCAGGCCCCGCCACTGTCCCCGGGGGAAGTGCAGGCCAGGCAGCCTGTTGTCTTAGCTTCCTTGGGGGGAACTTCACAGACATGCAGACAGCCCCTTCTCCACGAACCCAcagcccctgtccttcactctggaGCTGCTGTGGGCCTCAGGGCCGCAGGTCTGGGAGAGCGAATCCCTCGGAGCGTCCCCTGCCCGATAGGCCATCGCTGGCGAGCCTGCCCCATGGGGCTCTGCGGGGAGGCTGGGGTGAGCGTTGTCAAACGGTGCTCCCGCAGGGGAAGCTCTTCCTGTCTCCTGGATCATTTGAGAAGCTGTTTCCCCTTAGATACAAGTTGGACTTGACCTGTAGGCGGAGTCTGTGTGGCGGGGTGGGCTGCTCCCCGTTCCTAGGCTCTCACTGTGGCCACTCAGCTCAGGGGCCCCGTCCAGCCCCCCCACGCCTCGGGCCTCAGCAGCAGCCCTGCTTTCCCCGCAGAGCCTGTCCTGGGCCCCAGAGTGCCACAGCGGGCTTGGCATGGCCGGGGGCACCACACGCCCATGCCTCCTTGTTCCCGTGTGGGTTGCTTTCAGGCACTTTATAAACTTGGCTCTGGTTTTGATGGAGAAGTGGTTCTTTGGATAAAAATTAGGTAAAAAGAAGTGTCTGGCCCAATAGGGCCCACAGGTGACAGCAGTTAGTGTCGTTACTTGTGGCTTTAGAACCGTCACTGCAGGGGTAACCTGCGAGTGAGTTCACCTGCTGCTCGGTCACCTGTGACCCCGGGCCTGTGCTGGTGGCCATGCGGGTCCCCTTGATGGGCACTgccgccaccccccgccccgcatCCCCAGCAGGACACCTGGGTGTGAGGAGGGCACCCCTGGGGCAGGGGCTGCTGCGGGGCCCGGCCCTGGGCTGACGGTGCCATGCGCCTCCTTCCAGGGAACCTTCTGAGCAGCCTCATGGGCTCCTcggagcaggagggtgaggacaGTCAGGACGACAGCAGCCCCATTGAGCTCGACTGACGCCCGCAGACCTGCAGACTCGGCTGGGACCGTGGCGGGGTGGCTGCCAGCGCGAGTCCAGACCGCGGTCCCGGGCTCTGGCCAGGGCCCCGTGGCCGTGTGCTGGGCGTCCCGGGCCCGGGCCGTGGCCGTGTACCTTGATGACCCCAATAAAGCACAGGCCCTGCGGCGCCTCTTCCCGGCCCTCGTGTCTGGTTTGCTTGGGGAGGGCTCGGCGGGGCGGGGGGCCTGGCCACCGTGTCCTGGGAACAACTGGGCGGCCGAGCACCCAGCCACCAGAGCGGGTCTCGTCAGGAGGCTGCGGGACCCCCAGCTTCGTGGGGCGGTGTTACCGTCACTGGGTGACTGAGGCCTTGACCTGACGGTTCAGGTTTACCCAGGTGAGCGGCCTGGGACGAGCAGGCCTGTCTGTCACTGACGCTGCACCAGATGCCCGGGACGGTTACAAAAGgggaaacactttattttttcacaattatAATAAGAGTTGTAGATTAATACCCAGTGATCATGCATGGGAAGGAACGCAGTACACAATTTTATTTACTGTAAAAATGGAATTTAAAGGAAGGTTTGTGTTCATTGTTGAGTTTAAATAAATCCTTTATACTGGGCTCAGCAGCAGTGGTCCTTTCTGAGGGAGCTCCTGGGGCCGGGTGTGGGCGGGGAGCAGCGGCCAGACGCCCCGGGAGGCCCGCAGGCGCCGGGGCCAGTGTTTCTCCAGCTGTCTGGACTGCATCCTTGGTGGGTGGCACCAGGTGGCCCGTGTTGGGAGAGTGTCAGGGTTTTAGGTATGAACAGTGTCGTATCTAAATCTGCGGACAGGTGAGGCCTCCCCGGCCCTGCGAGCGGCCGGTGGGGCTGGGTGCCCTGAGCCCTGGTCTCATCGAGCAGGACGTGCTGTGATGTCTGCACGCAGGCTCTGCGCCTCTGACTCTCGCCCCCCCGTGTGGGTTCTGCTTTTTCTGAGAAATCCTCCCTGCTGGGCCGTCATGCAGCCTTCTGGCAGAGCACGtgggtgtgcacacacagacatgagTGTGCAGAGCCCACGCTGACACAGAGCGGGCCGCCGCGACCCAGGGCCTGAGGCTGAGTCCACGAGGGTGCGTGCTGGGCAGCCCTGCGTGGTCGGGAAGGTCTGGGGACCCTGGGCGAGCCCTCCTGCCTGCTCTGGAAGTCGAGGACCTGGGCTGGAGGAGGCGCCAGGGGCAGGGTGTCTGGGGCTCTGGCCCTGGGTGACCTCACAGTGGTCCTCACCTAGCGCAACCATCTTGGTGACCCCTGACCTGGCAAGCCCTGGTGGTGGCCCCAGTGGGGGGTGCGGGGGGCTTGTGGTCCCCGCGGGAGCCTGCAGCCCCCGCCCAGGGCGCGGGTTTGTGATGGTCTGCACTGTAGGTGCTCGCGCAGGTGCGAGGGGAGATGGGCCCACAGGAGGGCGCCTGGCCCATCTCTGGCTGTGGGCCCACCGGCCAGGCCAGGCCCAGTGCCCGCCCTCTCGGTCCCAGCAGCTGGTCTAGGTCCCCTGGGAGCGTGTCGTGGCCACACAGGACAGCACCCAGATGACCTAGCGGGTGACCCCCACACACGTCCCACTCCACCACGGCCCTGTCCCCCTGCCCAGGCACACGGGGAGGCTTGGGGGCGGTTAGCACTGGCCAGCAGCTTGCTGGGCTGCAGGCGTGAGCTGGGCCCAGCTCCATCCTCCGGGGGTCAGAGACAGTGAGGGCGGGCAGAGACGGGGGGTCACGGTCAGCGCAGAGTCCCAAGCTGACATGGTAGGCAGCCAGGCCTGAGGCTCGAGGCCCTGGGGCTCCCACCGTGGGGGCCCGACTCCCCAGACCCACACGTCGGTGCGGGTCAGTTCACTGAGGCTGGGGTCCACGTCTGCCACTCCGGCCCCCAAGACCCCACGACAGACACAGTGGGTTTCAATAAATACGTGTTGGGAGGGGGACATGCAGGCCGGCCCTCTGTCCCCACAGCCCAGCTTCCGGGTGGGGGGGCTCCCGCTCAGGTGGGCAGTGGCAGCTGGGGGTGGTCCTCAGAGGAATGGGGCTCCAGTGGGCAGAGGTTGGTGG from Muntiacus reevesi chromosome 2, mMunRee1.1, whole genome shotgun sequence harbors:
- the GET4 gene encoding Golgi to ER traffic protein 4 homolog isoform X2, which gives rise to MAQSKHAEARELMCSGALLFFSHGQQNSAADLSMLVLESLEKAEVEVADELLESLAKLFSLMDPNSPERVAFVSRALKWSSGGSGKLGHPRLHQLLALTLWKEQNYCESRYHFLHSSDGEGCANMLVEYSTARGFRSEVDMFVAQAVLQFLCLKNKSSASVVFMTYTQKHPSIESGPPFVQPLLNFIWFLLLAVEGGKLTVFTVLCEQYQPALRRDPMYNEYLDRIGQLFFGVPPKQTSSYGGLLGNLLSSLMGSSEQEGEDSQDDSSPIELD
- the GET4 gene encoding Golgi to ER traffic protein 4 homolog isoform X1 — encoded protein: MAAAAAMAEQESARNGARNRGGVQRVEGKLRASVEKGDYYEAHQMYRTLFFRYMAQSKHAEARELMCSGALLFFSHGQQNSAADLSMLVLESLEKAEVEVADELLESLAKLFSLMDPNSPERVAFVSRALKWSSGGSGKLGHPRLHQLLALTLWKEQNYCESRYHFLHSSDGEGCANMLVEYSTARGFRSEVDMFVAQAVLQFLCLKNKSSASVVFMTYTQKHPSIESGPPFVQPLLNFIWFLLLAVEGGKLTVFTVLCEQYQPALRRDPMYNEYLDRIGQLFFGVPPKQTSSYGGLLGNLLSSLMGSSEQEGEDSQDDSSPIELD